In Aquiflexum balticum DSM 16537, a single genomic region encodes these proteins:
- a CDS encoding type I restriction enzyme HsdR N-terminal domain-containing protein has protein sequence MKLSSKDFLTESLNFPQFEFELTERNGKLSIFDSLRKKFLILTPEEWVRQHMIQFLVQFKNYPKSLFALEKGLKYNAVQKRFDILVLDRMGKPFLLIECKASDVKLSQKTAEQIAVYNKSIEAPFIGVSNGRQHLFLELAGNGTEYIQLNELPNFPIN, from the coding sequence ATGAAGTTGTCCAGCAAGGATTTTTTGACAGAATCCTTAAATTTTCCCCAATTTGAGTTTGAATTGACTGAGCGTAATGGAAAATTAAGCATTTTCGATTCACTTAGAAAGAAGTTTCTCATATTGACACCGGAAGAATGGGTCAGGCAACATATGATTCAATTTCTGGTCCAATTTAAAAATTATCCAAAGAGTCTTTTTGCATTGGAAAAAGGATTGAAATATAATGCTGTGCAAAAAAGATTTGATATTTTGGTTCTTGATAGGATGGGAAAACCCTTTCTGCTTATTGAATGTAAGGCCTCCGATGTAAAACTTTCACAAAAAACAGCTGAGCAGATAGCTGTATATAACAAATCAATAGAAGCTCCATTTATTGGGGTGAGTAATGGAAGACAGCACCTGTTTTTGGAATTGGCAGGAAATGGGACGGAATATATTCAATTAAATGAATTACCCAATTTCCCAATTAATTAA
- a CDS encoding amidohydrolase, which produces MKKNIPILSMIFFSLCFFSCNPEQEEVDLIVHNAVIYTVDEGFSILQAFAVKDNRFIEIGSDRSILSKYKSEETIDMDGRSIYPGFIDAHSHFYRYGLGLGIADLLGTESEEELVERVKDHADKNPDLTWILGQGWDQNLWESKEFPAKEKLDSLFPNTPVLLTRIDGHAALANQKALDLGKVTATTTLTGGKVILRDKQPTGVLIDNAIKLVSTHIPAWSIEESRNALIAAQENCFEVGLTSVVDAGLEKETIDLIEKMHQEGSLKMRVYAMVNPTEENMEHFFTTGPVQNDFLTVRSFKIYGDGALGSRGAALLKPYHDHAGNYGFLLKNPADFDALAKRIYDNGFQMNTHCIGDSANRTLLDIYAKYLKGKNDLRWRIEHAQVVSNEDMSKFAAYSIIPSVQPTHATSDMYWAGQRLGAMRIKTAYAYKDLLDQNGMLALGSDFPVEHINPLYGFHAAVVRKDANNLPENGFQSENKITRLQALKGMTIWAAYANFEEHLKGSIEPEKLADFVVLEKDIMLCPEIDLRNVKVFATYIGGEKVY; this is translated from the coding sequence ATGAAAAAAAATATCCCAATCCTTTCTATGATTTTTTTCAGTTTATGTTTTTTTTCATGTAATCCTGAACAAGAAGAAGTAGACCTCATTGTGCACAATGCAGTCATTTACACAGTTGACGAAGGCTTTTCGATTTTGCAGGCATTTGCAGTCAAAGACAATAGATTCATTGAAATTGGTAGCGACCGGTCTATTCTGTCAAAATACAAGTCAGAAGAGACGATTGATATGGATGGCAGATCCATTTACCCGGGGTTTATTGATGCCCATTCTCATTTTTACAGGTATGGGTTGGGCTTAGGAATTGCCGATCTGCTTGGAACGGAATCAGAAGAGGAGTTGGTCGAAAGAGTCAAAGACCATGCTGATAAAAACCCCGATTTGACTTGGATCCTTGGACAGGGTTGGGATCAGAATCTGTGGGAAAGTAAGGAATTTCCCGCCAAAGAAAAATTGGATTCCCTATTCCCAAATACTCCTGTGCTACTCACACGAATAGATGGTCATGCTGCTTTGGCAAACCAAAAAGCTTTGGATTTAGGCAAAGTTACGGCAACAACAACATTGACAGGCGGAAAAGTAATTCTTAGAGACAAACAACCTACCGGAGTTTTGATAGATAATGCAATCAAATTGGTATCCACCCATATCCCTGCATGGAGTATTGAAGAATCAAGAAATGCCCTGATTGCAGCCCAGGAAAATTGCTTTGAAGTTGGACTTACATCAGTTGTGGATGCCGGTTTGGAAAAAGAAACAATTGACTTGATTGAAAAAATGCATCAAGAGGGCTCACTCAAAATGCGTGTCTATGCCATGGTCAATCCTACTGAAGAAAACATGGAACATTTTTTTACAACCGGTCCTGTCCAAAACGATTTTCTAACTGTCAGAAGCTTTAAAATTTATGGTGATGGGGCTCTTGGTTCAAGAGGTGCTGCTCTGCTAAAACCATACCATGACCATGCCGGTAATTATGGTTTTTTATTAAAAAACCCGGCTGATTTTGATGCATTGGCAAAAAGAATCTATGATAACGGATTCCAGATGAATACACATTGTATAGGAGATTCTGCAAACCGGACGCTTTTGGATATTTATGCCAAATATTTAAAAGGCAAAAATGATCTCAGGTGGAGAATTGAACATGCCCAAGTTGTAAGTAATGAAGATATGTCAAAATTCGCTGCTTATAGCATTATCCCCTCGGTACAACCCACCCATGCCACTTCCGATATGTATTGGGCGGGTCAAAGGTTGGGGGCCATGCGAATTAAGACTGCATATGCTTATAAAGATCTCTTGGACCAAAATGGCATGCTTGCTTTAGGAAGTGATTTCCCTGTTGAACATATCAATCCCTTGTATGGATTTCATGCTGCTGTAGTTAGAAAAGATGCCAATAATTTACCTGAAAATGGATTTCAGTCCGAAAATAAAATTACTCGCTTACAGGCTTTGAAAGGAATGACCATCTGGGCGGCTTATGCAAATTTTGAAGAGCATTTGAAAGGAAGTATTGAACCGGAAAAGCTTGCGGATTTTGTGGTTCTTGAAAAAGATATTATGCTATGCCCTGAAATTGATCTTCGAAATGTCAAAGTATTCGCCACTTATATAGGTGGGGAAAAAGTTTATTGA
- a CDS encoding ComEA family DNA-binding protein produces MKAKLYFFLKSYFGFSQRESRGLVIVFPVLFLLYLFPSVYDWMLRKKNEQQYEQYLGKIDSLIQAGWQPYNPNPNFSNETFNQDTSKNRINYQRPKSPQLNKLLFNEADSVVLQIVPGIGQTMAGRVVKFRENMGGIHHKDQLLEVYGMTPEVLERVFEYFEFHPEIFRKLAINQSDVSSLAQHPYINYGAAKVIVAYREQHGFYTQADDLLKIKIFNEEWLERLKPYLEF; encoded by the coding sequence ATGAAAGCTAAGTTATATTTTTTTCTTAAATCTTATTTTGGGTTTTCGCAGCGTGAATCCAGAGGCCTGGTGATTGTTTTTCCTGTTTTATTCCTGTTATATCTTTTCCCATCCGTTTATGATTGGATGCTCAGAAAAAAAAATGAACAGCAGTACGAGCAATATTTGGGAAAAATAGACAGTCTCATTCAGGCAGGGTGGCAGCCCTATAATCCTAACCCGAATTTCTCCAATGAAACATTCAACCAAGATACCTCCAAGAACCGAATCAATTATCAGAGGCCGAAATCCCCGCAGTTAAATAAACTGCTATTTAATGAGGCAGACTCTGTCGTATTGCAGATTGTCCCCGGTATAGGGCAGACAATGGCCGGTAGAGTGGTGAAATTCAGGGAAAACATGGGTGGAATTCACCACAAAGACCAGTTACTTGAGGTTTATGGAATGACACCGGAGGTCTTGGAAAGGGTTTTTGAGTATTTTGAATTTCATCCCGAAATATTCAGGAAATTGGCAATCAATCAATCAGATGTCTCTTCATTGGCACAACATCCCTATATCAATTATGGCGCTGCAAAAGTGATAGTGGCTTATCGTGAACAGCATGGATTCTATACTCAAGCAGATGATTTGCTCAAGATAAAAATCTTCAATGAGGAATGGCTGGAAAGATTAAAGCCATATCTGGAGTTTTAA
- the hemA gene encoding glutamyl-tRNA reductase produces the protein MQKKFRAISLSHKNAPVQIREVISLDEGSIHTLLVKLKEFFSLTDTLILSTCNRTEIYYSHELELSAEIIKLIGLEKGLSNVVDYLEYFKVFNEDREAIEHLFKVSIGLEAQVVGDMQIANQVKRAYQASADLDLAGPFLHRLMHTVFFTNKRVVQETAFRDGAASVSYAAVELIEELTSNTYQPRVLLIGVGEIGEDVAKNMVHIPEAQVTITNRTFDKAKQLADELGFTVVPFEQCKEAMQNADVIVSSIMKSEPFITKSMVKEMNIQSYKLFVDLSVPRSIDTSIEDVPGAILYNVDNIRSKASETLEKRMASIPHVETIIAESIDDFYNWKKEMMVFPTINKLKNALEQIRQEEMERFLKNADQKQIEIIEKITKSMMQKILKVPVVQLRAACQRDEADKMIDIISDLFDLEKQNQNKE, from the coding sequence ATGCAAAAAAAGTTTAGAGCCATAAGTTTATCGCACAAAAATGCTCCGGTACAGATACGGGAGGTAATTTCTTTGGATGAAGGTTCTATTCATACCCTTTTGGTAAAACTGAAAGAATTTTTTAGCCTTACTGATACCCTTATTCTTTCTACTTGTAACCGAACGGAGATTTATTATTCCCACGAACTGGAGTTAAGTGCAGAGATCATTAAACTGATCGGCCTTGAAAAGGGTCTTTCAAATGTCGTGGATTATCTGGAATACTTTAAAGTTTTCAATGAAGATAGAGAAGCCATTGAACACTTGTTTAAAGTTTCAATAGGTTTAGAAGCCCAGGTAGTAGGTGATATGCAGATTGCCAATCAGGTAAAAAGGGCTTACCAGGCTTCTGCTGATCTGGATTTAGCGGGTCCTTTTCTCCACCGATTGATGCACACAGTTTTCTTTACCAACAAACGTGTGGTACAGGAAACTGCCTTCAGAGATGGTGCTGCCTCTGTATCCTATGCAGCTGTTGAACTTATCGAAGAACTCACATCAAATACCTACCAACCCAGGGTTCTTTTGATAGGTGTAGGTGAAATCGGAGAGGATGTCGCAAAAAACATGGTCCATATTCCTGAAGCCCAGGTCACCATTACCAATAGAACATTTGATAAAGCCAAACAACTGGCAGATGAATTGGGATTCACCGTTGTTCCATTTGAGCAATGCAAAGAAGCAATGCAAAATGCGGATGTGATCGTGTCCTCAATTATGAAATCTGAGCCTTTCATCACCAAATCAATGGTGAAGGAAATGAATATTCAGAGTTATAAACTTTTTGTTGATTTATCGGTTCCGAGAAGTATAGATACATCTATAGAGGATGTGCCCGGAGCAATCTTGTATAATGTCGACAATATCAGAAGCAAGGCATCCGAAACACTTGAAAAAAGGATGGCTTCAATACCCCATGTGGAAACCATCATTGCTGAAAGTATCGACGACTTTTACAATTGGAAAAAGGAAATGATGGTCTTCCCAACCATCAATAAGCTTAAAAATGCGCTCGAACAAATCCGGCAGGAGGAAATGGAACGGTTTCTCAAAAATGCAGATCAAAAGCAGATTGAGATTATCGAGAAAATTACCAAGAGCATGATGCAGAAAATTCTAAAAGTGCCTGTGGTACAACTTAGAGCTGCCTGTCAGAGAGATGAAGCTGACAAAATGATCGATATCATTTCTGATTTGTTTGATTTGGAAAAACAAAATCAAAACAAAGAATAG
- a CDS encoding Crp/Fnr family transcriptional regulator, translated as MKVQQKSTPCELCMSRKFSLFADLSEQHLCHLSDSKNFITHKKGQILFYEGTKPLGVFCINDGIVKVYKTASNGKEQIVRLAKKGDFLGYSSLLGEESYSNSATIVEDAKICFVPRESFLKVLAEDTGFHRRVTKALCHDLGVMEEKLTDATQKSIRERLAFTLLKLSETYGIDGSAGEKIDIILTREEIAGLVGTATETVIRLLSEFKKDELIDFEGKKIIVLDKKGLARLSDFYG; from the coding sequence ATGAAAGTCCAACAAAAAAGCACACCATGTGAGCTTTGCATGAGCCGAAAGTTCTCACTTTTCGCAGATCTTTCTGAGCAACATCTTTGTCATCTATCTGACAGTAAGAACTTTATAACCCATAAAAAGGGTCAAATTCTTTTTTATGAAGGAACCAAACCACTTGGTGTTTTTTGTATCAATGATGGTATTGTCAAGGTATATAAGACTGCTTCAAATGGAAAAGAACAGATAGTAAGATTGGCAAAAAAAGGTGATTTTTTAGGATATTCCTCCCTTTTGGGTGAGGAATCCTACTCAAATTCAGCCACTATCGTGGAAGATGCCAAAATCTGTTTTGTACCGAGGGAATCGTTTCTTAAGGTCCTTGCCGAAGACACCGGATTCCATAGGAGAGTCACCAAAGCCCTTTGCCACGATTTGGGTGTTATGGAAGAAAAACTGACCGATGCAACCCAAAAATCCATCAGAGAAAGGTTGGCTTTTACACTTTTGAAACTGAGTGAAACGTATGGAATAGATGGTTCTGCTGGGGAAAAAATTGATATTATTCTCACAAGAGAGGAAATTGCAGGATTGGTTGGAACCGCAACAGAAACAGTAATCCGGTTGCTTTCGGAATTCAAAAAAGATGAACTTATTGATTTTGAAGGAAAGAAAATCATAGTGCTGGATAAAAAAGGACTTGCAAGGCTTTCGGATTTTTACGGGTAG